The segment TCCGCTGGCTACAGTCGTCGCCATGAGCGACTCGCAGCCCCAAGAGGTCGTAGCCCAGCCCCGCACCGCCGCCGGCGTGCTCTTCTTCGACGAGGACGACCGCGTCCTCCTCGTGAAGCCGACCTACAAGCCTGGCTGGGAGATCCCCGGCGGCTACCTGCACGCCGGAGAGACCCCGAGCGAGGGCGCGGCCCGGGAGGTCAAGGAGGAGCTCGGCATCACCCCGCCGATCGGCCGCCTGCTCGTCGCCGACTGGGCGCCCCACCCCACCGAGGGCGACAAGCTCCTCTTCGTCTTCGACGGCGGCGTCCTCCCGGCCCACGAACTCGACCGCATCGCCGTCGATCAGGTCGAGGTCGGCGGGTACGCCTTCCACACCACCGCCCAGCTCGACGAACTCCTCATCCCACGCCTCGCTCGCCGCGTCGACGCCGCCTGTGCCGCCAGGACGCGGTCCGAGACCGTCTATCTGGAGCACGGAGCGACCCGTCCGTAGGTCCACGACCTCGCATTAGCCGCTCGAGGCTCCCTGTGTCGCCACCAGCGATCGCGGCCAGGTGAACGCTGAGCAATCCCGGCACAGCGCGGACGTGGTGCT is part of the Kitasatospora setae KM-6054 genome and harbors:
- a CDS encoding NUDIX domain-containing protein; this encodes MSDSQPQEVVAQPRTAAGVLFFDEDDRVLLVKPTYKPGWEIPGGYLHAGETPSEGAAREVKEELGITPPIGRLLVADWAPHPTEGDKLLFVFDGGVLPAHELDRIAVDQVEVGGYAFHTTAQLDELLIPRLARRVDAACAARTRSETVYLEHGATRP